A segment of the Agrobacterium tumefaciens genome:
CGCTCGACGATGCCGCGCGTATTGTCACCACCTCGCCTGCCGACAGTCTCGGCCGCGCCGATATCGGTCGTATCCGCGTAGGCAGCCCCGCCGATCTCGTATTGTTCAGCGCGAGGCGTTGGAGCGAATTTCTTTCCCGTCCGCAGGCTGACCGCATCGTGATGCGGAATGGCATGGGCATCGACCGTCGCCTGCCGGATTACCGTGACCTTGACCCTATACTGGACCGATAAGATGGTAGACTACGCCAAGATCAAGCAGGAGCTGGAAGGCATCGCCGTTGAGGACAACCCAGCGCTGGTGAGACAGAAAAGCCGCGATTTCTACTGGTATTCACCGGTGCTGAAAGCCCAGCTCGACAACGTGATCGGCGACCTCATTGTCACCCCGACAAGCGAGGAGGAGGTGATCCGCATCCTGAAAGTGGCCTTCGCACATGGCGCACCGGTCACGCCGCGCGGCACGGGAACGGGCAACTACGGTCAAGCCATGCCGCTCTCCGGCGGTATCGTCCTGAACATGGCGGGCATGAACAAGATCAAGGAAATCAAGCCGGGTCGCGTCATTTGCGAGCCTGGCATCGTGATTGCCGAACTCGACAAGCAGACGAAAGCGCATTCCGGCCAGGAGCTGCGCTTCCACCCATCTACAAAGCAGACAGCCACGATCGGCGGTTTCATTGCTGGCGGATCGGGTGGCGTTGGCTCGATCACCTGGGGTGGGCTGCGCGACCTTGGCAATATCCTGCGCCTGCGGGTCGTGACCATGGAAGCCGAACCACGCGTACTCGATCTCACCGCCTGGGATCTGCAGAAGGTCAGCCACGCCTATGGCACCAACGGCATCATCACCGAAGTCGAGATGCCGCTTGCCACCGCCTATGACTGGGTGGACGTGATTGTCGGTTACGACGACTACATGGACGCGGTAAAATTTGCCGACGCGCTGGCTCATAAGAACGGCATTCTTCTCAAGGAAATCGCGCCGATCGCAGCCCCAATTCCTTTCGACTATTTCAATCGCCACAAGCCTTGGCTGAAGGAGGGGCAGTCGGTGGTGGTGCTCATGGTAGCACCGCATTCCATCGAGCCGTTCGTTGCCTTTACCGAAAGAATGAAGGGCGATATCCGTTTCCGCTCGGACACGGTCGAGAGCATGAAGGGCATTCCGCACGCCTATGAGCTGGCCTGGAACCACACCACGCTACGCGCCCTGAAGATCGATCCGTCCTGGACCTATCTGCAAGTGCAGTATCCTGGTCCGGATCACGTGGAAAAGGTCCGCAAAATGACTGAGATCTTCGG
Coding sequences within it:
- a CDS encoding FAD-binding oxidoreductase, giving the protein MVDYAKIKQELEGIAVEDNPALVRQKSRDFYWYSPVLKAQLDNVIGDLIVTPTSEEEVIRILKVAFAHGAPVTPRGTGTGNYGQAMPLSGGIVLNMAGMNKIKEIKPGRVICEPGIVIAELDKQTKAHSGQELRFHPSTKQTATIGGFIAGGSGGVGSITWGGLRDLGNILRLRVVTMEAEPRVLDLTAWDLQKVSHAYGTNGIITEVEMPLATAYDWVDVIVGYDDYMDAVKFADALAHKNGILLKEIAPIAAPIPFDYFNRHKPWLKEGQSVVVLMVAPHSIEPFVAFTERMKGDIRFRSDTVESMKGIPHAYELAWNHTTLRALKIDPSWTYLQVQYPGPDHVEKVRKMTEIFGDEVIGHLEFIKFDGHIQCSGLPLVRYTTEERLEEIIRIHEQNGCPIFNPHRYTLEEGGMKQTDKVQLAFKKETDPKGLLNPGKMIAWENPNFDFKAGTNYLFPGLSAFAEAQEA